The following are encoded together in the Scytonema millei VB511283 genome:
- the hisD gene encoding histidinol dehydrogenase gives MLRIITQQAEVRAELQRICDRTHDEQVAHKEATVREVLQTVKRQGDRALIHYTEEFDQQTLKPEDLRVSGSELDAAYQQVSKELLSAIQLACRRIEAFHRQRVPKSWVHFDEDGVVLGKRYTPVDSAGLYVPGGRAAYPSTVLMNAIPAKVAGVKRCVIVTPPGMGKTMNPAVLVAAQEAGIEEIYRVGGAQAIAALAYGTETLPKVDVITGPGNIYVTLAKKLVYGTVGIDSLAGPSEVLIIADEQANPVHVAADLLAQAEHDPMAAAILLTTDASLAKQVQTEVERQLVNHPRRTLTEKAIAHYGSIAVVDSLNTAAQLSNEFAPEHLELEVADPWALLEQIRHAGAIFLGNSTPEAVGDYLAGPNHTLPTSGAARYASALGVETFLKHSSVIQYTPEALQTVAGAIDTLATTEGLPSHADSVRLRMQDLQAGDWQIGTGEKDGQ, from the coding sequence ATGCTGCGAATCATCACTCAGCAGGCTGAGGTAAGAGCCGAACTCCAGCGGATCTGCGATCGCACCCACGACGAACAAGTGGCTCATAAGGAAGCGACGGTTCGGGAGGTGCTTCAGACCGTGAAGCGCCAAGGAGACCGCGCCTTAATTCACTACACTGAAGAATTTGACCAACAAACGCTGAAACCAGAAGACCTGCGCGTGAGCGGCTCGGAACTGGATGCAGCTTACCAACAGGTTTCTAAAGAGCTACTCAGCGCCATCCAGCTCGCCTGTCGGCGCATCGAGGCATTTCACCGCCAGCGCGTCCCTAAATCTTGGGTACATTTTGACGAAGACGGGGTGGTATTGGGTAAGCGTTACACTCCAGTGGATAGCGCAGGACTATACGTCCCTGGGGGGCGGGCTGCCTATCCCAGTACGGTGTTGATGAACGCAATTCCAGCAAAAGTAGCTGGGGTGAAGCGCTGCGTCATCGTCACCCCGCCAGGGATGGGAAAAACAATGAATCCAGCGGTACTAGTGGCGGCTCAGGAAGCAGGAATTGAAGAAATTTATCGCGTCGGGGGAGCGCAAGCGATCGCAGCTTTGGCATACGGTACGGAAACACTGCCGAAAGTCGATGTGATTACGGGACCTGGTAATATTTACGTGACGCTAGCGAAAAAACTCGTCTACGGCACGGTGGGAATCGATTCTTTAGCCGGACCTTCAGAAGTCCTGATTATTGCCGACGAACAGGCTAACCCCGTCCACGTTGCTGCCGACTTGTTAGCCCAAGCAGAACACGACCCAATGGCTGCGGCAATATTGTTAACGACAGATGCGAGTTTGGCTAAGCAAGTTCAAACAGAAGTCGAGCGCCAGTTAGTCAATCACCCGCGCCGGACGCTGACGGAAAAAGCGATCGCCCACTATGGTTCGATCGCAGTCGTGGACTCGCTCAATACTGCTGCTCAACTATCGAACGAGTTTGCCCCCGAACACCTAGAATTAGAAGTAGCCGATCCTTGGGCGCTGTTAGAGCAGATCCGCCATGCAGGAGCGATTTTCTTGGGCAATTCTACCCCAGAAGCTGTAGGAGACTACTTAGCCGGTCCCAACCACACGTTACCTACTTCTGGTGCTGCTCGTTATGCTTCCGCTTTGGGGGTAGAAACTTTCCTCAAACACTCTAGTGTGATTCAATACACGCCGGAAGCACTCCAAACAGTTGCAGGGGCAATCGATACCCTCGCAACAACCGAAGGACTGCCTTCTCACGCTGACTCTGTGCGGTTGCGAATGCAAGATTTGCAGGCGGGAGATTGGCAAATCGGAACTGGTGAAAAGGATGGACAGTAA
- the rpsT gene encoding 30S ribosomal protein S20: protein MANTKSAIKRVQIAERNRLRNKAYSSAVKTLMKKYFSTLEAYAANPTPELKQEVKERMSAAYSKIDRAVKRGVLHRNNGARKKSRLAKRLKQYEMAKAEG from the coding sequence GTGGCTAATACAAAGTCTGCTATCAAGCGCGTTCAAATTGCCGAGCGTAATCGGCTGCGGAATAAAGCATATAGCTCAGCAGTCAAAACGCTGATGAAAAAGTATTTCAGTACTCTGGAAGCTTACGCCGCCAATCCTACTCCAGAGCTGAAGCAAGAAGTCAAAGAACGGATGTCGGCAGCATACAGCAAAATTGACCGAGCCGTAAAGCGGGGCGTACTCCATCGTAATAATGGAGCCAGAAAAAAATCCCGTTTGGCAAAACGATTGAAACAGTATGAAATGGCTAAGGCTGAAGGATAA
- a CDS encoding TatD family hydrolase encodes MQLIDSHVHLNFDVFEPDLTAVRSRWQAAGVVHLVHSCVEPAEFASIQAIAQQFPEVSFAVGLHPLDAHKWTESMSTEILSLARSDDRVVAIGEMGLDFYKAENQEQQREVFEAQLEIAATLNLPVIIHCREAAAQVREILQLMKQRHGEKIRGVMHCWSGTPEETGWFLDLGFYVSFSGIVTFKNARTVQTAAQMVSSDRLLIETDCPFLAPVPKRKERRNEPAFVRHVAESLAHLRGVELEEIAAQTTANACQLFGLSA; translated from the coding sequence ATGCAATTGATCGACTCTCACGTACATCTCAACTTCGACGTGTTTGAACCGGATTTGACAGCCGTGCGATCGCGATGGCAAGCAGCAGGAGTCGTACACTTGGTTCATTCCTGTGTCGAGCCAGCAGAATTTGCCAGCATTCAAGCGATCGCGCAGCAGTTTCCTGAAGTCAGCTTTGCCGTCGGGTTACATCCACTAGATGCCCACAAATGGACGGAGAGTATGTCAACAGAAATTTTGTCCTTGGCACGTAGTGACGATCGAGTCGTGGCAATCGGCGAGATGGGACTGGATTTCTATAAAGCAGAAAACCAAGAGCAACAGCGAGAAGTATTTGAAGCGCAATTGGAGATCGCAGCCACCCTGAACTTACCTGTTATTATCCATTGTCGGGAAGCAGCCGCACAAGTTAGAGAGATATTACAGTTGATGAAGCAGCGTCACGGGGAGAAAATTCGCGGGGTGATGCATTGCTGGAGCGGAACTCCAGAGGAAACTGGCTGGTTTCTAGATTTGGGGTTTTATGTAAGTTTCAGCGGCATTGTCACGTTTAAGAATGCTCGTACCGTTCAAACAGCAGCACAGATGGTAAGCAGCGATCGCCTGTTGATTGAAACTGACTGTCCGTTTTTGGCTCCCGTTCCCAAGCGAAAAGAGCGGCGCAACGAACCGGCTTTCGTGCGGCATGTCGCCGAGTCTCTGGCTCACCTGCGCGGGGTTGAACTAGAAGAGATTGCAGCTCAAACAACCGCTAATGCTTGTCAACTATTCGGTTTGTCGGCGTGA
- the rpoB gene encoding DNA-directed RNA polymerase subunit beta: MTTEISKESTSYLLPDLIEIQKASFRWFLEEGLIEELNSFSPITDYTGKLELHLLGQNYKLKQPKYDVDEAKRRDATYAVQMYVPTRLINKETGEIKEQEVFIGDLPLMTDRGTFIINGAERVIVNQIVRSPGVYYKSEIDKNGRRTYSASLIPNRGAWLKFETDRNDLVWVRIDKTRKLSAQILLKALALTDNEIFDALRHPEYFQKTIEKEGQFSEEEALMELYKKLRPGEPPTVLGGQQLLDSRFFDPKRYDLGRVGRYKLNKKLRLSIPDTTRVLTPTDILAAIDYLINLEFDMGSTDDIDHLGNRRVRSVGELLQNQVRVGLNRLERIIRERMTVSDTDNLSPTSLVNPKPLVAAIKEFFGSSQLSQFMDQTNPLAELTHKRRLSALGPGGLTRERAGFAVRDIHPSHYGRICPIETPEGPNAGLIGSLATHARVNQYGFLETPYREVKNGRVLYDGAPIYMTADEEDDFRVAPGDVPIDEHGNLLGAQVPVRYRQDFTTTTPDQVDYVQVTPVQIVSVATSLIPFLEHDDANRALMGSNMQRQAVPLLKPERPLVGTGLEAQAARDSGMVIVSRTDGEVSYIDATRIRVRAANGSEIEYQMSKYQRSNQDTCLNQRPLVRKGDRVAAGQVIADGSSTEGGEIALGQNILVAYMPWEGYNYEDAILISERLVQEDLYTSIHVEKYEIEARQTKLGPEEITREIPNVGEDALRQLDEQGIIRIGAWVESGDILVGKVTPKGESDQPPEEKLLRAIFGEKARDVRDNSLRVPNGEKGRVVDVRVFTREQGDELPPGANMVVRVYVAQKRKIQVGDKMAGRHGNKGIISRILPLEDMPYLPDGRPVDIVLNPLGVPSRMNVGQVFECLLGWAGANLGSRFKLTPFDEMFGEEASRSIVHGKLMQAREDTAQDWMYDPENPGKIQVFDGRTGEPFDRPITIGMAYMLKLVHLVDDKIHARSTGPYSLVTQQPLGGKAQQGGQRFGEMEVWALEAFGAAYTLQELLTVKSDDMQGRNEALNAIVKGKAIPRPGTPESFKVLMRELQSLGLDIAVHKVETQTDGSTSDVEVDLMADPAGRRTPSRPTYESLSRESLEEEEI, translated from the coding sequence ATGACTACAGAGATATCTAAAGAATCTACCTCCTACTTGCTGCCCGATTTAATCGAAATTCAAAAAGCTAGTTTTCGGTGGTTTTTAGAAGAAGGCTTAATTGAAGAACTCAACAGCTTCTCGCCAATTACCGACTACACGGGCAAATTAGAACTGCACTTACTAGGTCAAAATTATAAACTCAAACAGCCGAAATACGATGTAGACGAAGCCAAGCGTCGCGATGCTACCTATGCCGTACAGATGTACGTACCGACACGCCTGATCAATAAAGAGACAGGCGAGATTAAGGAGCAAGAGGTTTTTATCGGCGACCTGCCCCTCATGACCGATCGCGGTACGTTTATTATTAACGGTGCAGAACGGGTGATCGTCAATCAAATCGTGCGATCGCCTGGAGTTTACTACAAATCGGAAATCGATAAAAACGGTCGTCGTACCTACAGCGCCAGTTTGATTCCTAACCGAGGCGCGTGGCTGAAATTTGAAACCGATCGGAACGATTTAGTTTGGGTACGGATCGACAAAACTCGCAAACTGTCGGCGCAAATTCTGTTGAAGGCACTTGCTCTGACAGACAATGAAATTTTTGATGCCCTGCGTCACCCAGAATATTTCCAAAAAACGATCGAAAAAGAAGGGCAGTTTTCCGAAGAAGAAGCCCTGATGGAATTGTACAAAAAGCTGCGTCCCGGCGAACCACCAACGGTATTGGGCGGTCAACAGCTGCTCGACTCGCGCTTTTTCGATCCCAAACGTTACGATTTAGGGCGCGTCGGACGGTACAAACTGAATAAAAAGCTGCGCTTATCGATCCCCGATACGACGCGGGTACTGACACCAACAGATATTTTGGCGGCGATCGACTACCTGATCAACTTAGAGTTCGACATGGGTAGCACCGACGATATCGATCACTTGGGCAACAGACGAGTCAGAAGCGTCGGCGAGTTGCTGCAAAACCAAGTCCGCGTCGGCTTAAACCGCTTAGAACGGATTATCCGCGAACGAATGACCGTCTCGGATACAGATAACCTCAGCCCGACTTCATTAGTCAACCCCAAACCCCTAGTCGCTGCGATTAAAGAGTTTTTTGGCTCCAGCCAACTGTCGCAGTTTATGGATCAGACCAACCCCTTAGCAGAATTGACCCACAAGCGCCGCCTCTCAGCCCTGGGTCCTGGCGGATTGACGCGAGAACGGGCAGGTTTTGCCGTCCGAGACATTCACCCCTCTCACTACGGGCGGATCTGCCCGATTGAGACTCCAGAAGGTCCCAATGCGGGTCTGATTGGTTCTTTGGCAACTCACGCCAGAGTTAACCAATACGGCTTTTTAGAAACGCCTTACCGCGAAGTGAAAAACGGGCGAGTCTTGTACGATGGCGCTCCCATTTACATGACAGCCGACGAGGAAGACGATTTCCGCGTCGCACCTGGAGATGTACCGATCGACGAACATGGCAATCTGCTGGGCGCTCAAGTCCCCGTGCGCTATCGCCAAGACTTTACCACCACCACCCCCGACCAAGTGGACTACGTGCAGGTAACACCAGTCCAGATCGTCTCTGTCGCCACCAGCTTGATCCCGTTCTTGGAACACGACGATGCTAACCGCGCCCTGATGGGTTCCAACATGCAACGGCAAGCCGTCCCCTTGCTCAAGCCGGAGCGACCCTTAGTGGGGACGGGGCTAGAAGCACAAGCAGCACGAGATTCTGGGATGGTAATCGTCAGCCGTACCGATGGTGAAGTCAGTTATATCGATGCCACCCGTATTCGCGTCCGCGCTGCCAATGGCAGCGAAATTGAATACCAGATGTCCAAATACCAGCGCTCCAACCAGGACACTTGCCTCAACCAGCGCCCGCTCGTCCGTAAAGGCGATCGCGTTGCTGCCGGACAGGTGATTGCTGATGGCTCCTCGACCGAAGGCGGTGAAATTGCTCTGGGACAAAACATTCTCGTTGCCTACATGCCTTGGGAAGGCTACAACTACGAAGACGCAATTTTGATCTCGGAACGATTGGTACAAGAAGACTTGTATACTTCAATTCACGTCGAAAAGTATGAAATTGAGGCAAGACAAACCAAACTCGGACCCGAAGAAATTACCCGGGAAATTCCTAACGTCGGGGAAGATGCCCTGCGACAGTTGGACGAACAGGGAATTATTCGCATTGGTGCGTGGGTAGAATCGGGCGACATCTTAGTTGGCAAGGTCACGCCCAAAGGCGAATCCGATCAGCCGCCAGAAGAAAAGTTGCTCCGGGCAATTTTCGGTGAAAAGGCACGGGACGTGCGCGATAACTCCCTGCGCGTACCCAACGGCGAAAAAGGGCGCGTGGTAGATGTGCGCGTATTTACCCGCGAACAGGGCGACGAATTACCCCCTGGCGCTAACATGGTCGTGCGCGTTTATGTCGCTCAAAAGCGCAAGATCCAAGTTGGGGACAAAATGGCAGGGCGACACGGCAACAAGGGGATTATTTCCCGCATTTTGCCCCTAGAAGATATGCCCTACTTGCCCGATGGCAGACCTGTAGATATCGTATTGAACCCCTTGGGCGTACCCTCCCGGATGAACGTGGGACAAGTGTTTGAGTGCCTCTTGGGATGGGCAGGGGCTAACTTGGGTTCGCGGTTTAAGCTGACTCCGTTCGATGAAATGTTTGGCGAAGAAGCTTCTCGCTCGATCGTCCACGGCAAATTGATGCAAGCCAGAGAAGATACAGCTCAAGATTGGATGTACGACCCAGAGAATCCTGGGAAAATCCAAGTCTTCGACGGCAGAACTGGAGAACCCTTCGATCGCCCGATCACGATTGGCATGGCTTATATGCTGAAGCTGGTGCATTTGGTAGACGACAAGATTCACGCCCGCTCTACTGGTCCTTACTCCTTGGTGACGCAACAACCCTTGGGTGGCAAAGCACAGCAAGGCGGTCAGCGATTTGGCGAAATGGAAGTGTGGGCGCTGGAAGCTTTCGGCGCTGCCTATACCCTGCAAGAACTACTAACGGTGAAATCCGACGACATGCAAGGACGGAACGAAGCCTTAAACGCGATCGTCAAAGGCAAGGCTATCCCCCGACCTGGCACGCCCGAGTCTTTCAAGGTATTGATGCGAGAGTTGCAGTCTTTGGGGCTAGATATTGCCGTGCATAAGGTAGAAACTCAAACTGACGGTAGTACCTCTGATGTCGAGGTGGATCTGATGGCAGACCCGGCTGGTCGTCGCACTCCTTCCCGTCCCACCTACGAATCCCTCAGTCGCGAATCGTTGGAAGAAGAAGAAATTTAG
- a CDS encoding DNA-directed RNA polymerase subunit gamma: MRPGLSNQFDYVKIAIASPDRIRVWGERTLPNGQLVGEVTKPETINYRTLKPEMDGLFCERIFGPAKDWECHCGKYKRVRHRGIVCERCGVEVTESRVRRHRMGFIKLAAPVAHVWYLKGIPSYISILLDMPLRDVEQIVYFNAYVVLKPGNAETLTYKQLLSEDQWIEIEDQLYSEDSTLEGIEVGIGAEALANLLSDIKLEPEAETLRQEIGTAKGQKRAKLIKRLRVIDNFIATGSKPEWMVMSYIPVIPPDLRPMVQLDGGRFATSDLNDLYRRVINRNNRLARLQEILAPEIIVRNEKRMLQEAVDALIDNGRRGRTVVGANNRPLKSLSDIIEGKQGRFRQNLLGKRVDYSGRSVIVVGPKLKIHQCGLPREMAIELFQPFVIHRLIRGGIVNNIKAAKKLIQRNDPSVWDVLEEVIEGHPVLLNRAPTLHRLGIQSFEPILVEGRAIQLHPLVCPAFNADFDGDQMAVHVPLSLESQSEARLLMLASNNILSPATGRPIITPSQDMVLGCYYLTAENPNNNRGAGSHFASLDDAIVAYEQERVDLHAKVWVRYDGKVETAKPDSEPLKVEQQGDGTVTKHFRERRVREDSSGNLLSQFILTTPGRIIYNKAIQDSIVS, translated from the coding sequence ATGAGACCAGGATTATCAAATCAGTTCGACTACGTAAAAATTGCGATCGCCTCGCCCGACCGAATTCGGGTCTGGGGAGAAAGAACCTTGCCTAACGGTCAGTTGGTGGGTGAGGTGACAAAGCCAGAAACAATTAACTATAGAACGCTCAAGCCAGAAATGGATGGGCTATTCTGCGAGCGGATCTTCGGTCCGGCGAAAGATTGGGAGTGTCACTGCGGTAAGTACAAGCGCGTCCGCCATCGGGGGATCGTTTGCGAGCGTTGCGGTGTAGAAGTCACCGAATCTCGCGTTCGCCGCCACCGGATGGGATTTATTAAACTCGCGGCTCCAGTTGCCCACGTTTGGTATCTCAAGGGCATTCCCAGTTACATTTCAATTTTGCTAGATATGCCCTTACGGGATGTCGAGCAAATCGTTTACTTTAACGCTTATGTCGTCCTCAAGCCAGGTAATGCTGAGACCCTAACTTATAAACAACTGCTCAGCGAAGACCAGTGGATTGAGATTGAAGACCAACTTTACAGCGAAGACTCTACCCTAGAAGGTATAGAAGTAGGGATTGGGGCTGAGGCATTAGCGAATTTGCTCTCGGATATCAAACTGGAACCAGAAGCAGAAACGCTGCGGCAAGAAATTGGTACGGCAAAAGGACAGAAACGGGCAAAACTAATCAAACGGCTGCGGGTGATTGACAACTTTATCGCCACTGGCTCGAAACCAGAGTGGATGGTGATGAGTTACATTCCGGTAATTCCTCCCGACCTACGCCCGATGGTGCAGCTTGATGGCGGACGATTTGCTACGTCTGACTTAAACGACCTGTATCGTCGCGTGATCAACCGGAACAACCGTCTGGCGCGCTTGCAAGAGATTTTGGCTCCTGAAATCATCGTCCGTAACGAAAAGCGGATGCTGCAAGAAGCTGTCGATGCTCTGATCGATAACGGTCGGCGGGGACGCACGGTGGTAGGCGCAAACAACCGTCCGTTGAAATCCTTGTCAGATATTATCGAAGGGAAACAAGGTCGCTTTCGGCAAAACTTGCTCGGAAAACGGGTGGACTATTCGGGACGCTCGGTGATTGTTGTCGGACCGAAACTCAAAATTCACCAGTGCGGTTTGCCACGGGAAATGGCGATCGAGCTGTTCCAGCCCTTCGTAATCCACCGTCTGATTCGCGGTGGAATTGTCAACAATATTAAAGCTGCGAAAAAATTAATTCAGCGCAATGACCCTAGCGTGTGGGACGTTCTAGAAGAGGTGATTGAAGGACACCCAGTCCTGCTCAACCGCGCTCCAACACTCCACCGCTTGGGGATTCAATCTTTCGAGCCAATTTTGGTAGAAGGTCGTGCCATTCAGCTCCATCCTTTGGTCTGTCCGGCGTTCAACGCTGACTTTGATGGCGACCAGATGGCGGTTCACGTGCCTCTGTCCCTGGAATCGCAGTCAGAAGCAAGATTGTTGATGCTAGCTTCTAACAATATTCTGTCTCCAGCAACAGGTAGACCGATTATTACTCCCAGCCAAGATATGGTTTTGGGCTGTTATTACTTAACTGCCGAAAATCCCAACAACAATCGTGGTGCTGGCAGTCACTTTGCATCGCTCGATGACGCGATCGTAGCTTACGAGCAAGAGCGAGTAGACCTACACGCTAAAGTTTGGGTACGCTACGACGGCAAAGTAGAGACGGCGAAGCCAGACAGCGAGCCCTTAAAAGTAGAACAGCAGGGCGATGGCACTGTAACTAAACACTTTCGCGAACGACGAGTCCGAGAGGATAGTAGCGGTAATTTGCTGTCGCAGTTCATCCTGACAACTCCTGGTCGGATTATTTACAACAAAGCAATTCAAGACTCGATTGTCAGCTAG